One window of the Streptomyces asoensis genome contains the following:
- a CDS encoding HGxxPAAW family protein: MAGHLYDEGHTVAGWTGVGIATVGTAVVGVGVCAVSGVLLAGGLVIVGLGALVTWGLHLAGWGKPPGVRPKAEWGMRVRDPWARDGHPGCVGCRLAGRAPKALPVVSVPGPTVAGDGTGMEVRGAAVVGGGAGADVGRGAS; encoded by the coding sequence ATGGCGGGTCATCTGTACGACGAGGGACATACGGTCGCCGGCTGGACCGGCGTCGGCATCGCGACCGTCGGGACCGCCGTGGTGGGCGTGGGGGTGTGTGCCGTGTCCGGGGTTCTCCTGGCCGGCGGACTCGTGATCGTGGGGCTGGGCGCGCTGGTCACCTGGGGGCTGCATCTCGCCGGGTGGGGCAAGCCGCCGGGGGTGCGGCCGAAGGCGGAGTGGGGGATGCGGGTACGGGATCCGTGGGCCCGGGACGGGCATCCGGGGTGTGTCGGATGCCGGCTCGCGGGGCGCGCGCCCAAGGCCCTGCCCGTGGTGTCAGTGCCTGGGCCTACCGTGGCGGGTGATGGCACAGGCATGGAAGTGCGCGGGGCTGCGGTGGTCGGCGGAGGGGCCGGAGCTGATGTGGGACGGGGGGCGTCGTAG
- a CDS encoding MarR family winged helix-turn-helix transcriptional regulator, with translation MPAEPTPPHHGRPAATPAQALAAMDDLIAASMVGQQEMAQRLGLNVTDLTCFAYVLQAGEDLLTAGDLATRVHVTTGAVTGILNRLERAGYVTRRPDPEDRRRVRVAAIPSAVARVHALYEPYYVRLNALFADYSPQETAVLTDWFTRATTLAHTYREELRLHDS, from the coding sequence ATGCCAGCCGAGCCGACACCGCCGCACCACGGCCGCCCCGCCGCCACCCCCGCGCAAGCGCTCGCGGCGATGGACGACCTCATCGCGGCCAGCATGGTCGGCCAGCAGGAGATGGCCCAGCGCCTGGGCCTGAACGTCACCGACCTGACCTGTTTCGCCTACGTCCTCCAGGCCGGCGAGGACCTCCTCACCGCCGGCGACCTCGCGACCCGCGTCCACGTCACGACGGGCGCGGTGACCGGCATCCTCAACCGCCTGGAACGCGCCGGCTATGTCACCCGCCGCCCCGACCCCGAGGACCGTCGCCGGGTCCGCGTCGCCGCGATCCCCTCGGCGGTCGCCCGCGTCCACGCCCTCTACGAGCCGTACTACGTCCGCCTCAACGCCCTCTTCGCGGACTACTCCCCCCAGGAGACCGCCGTCCTGACGGACTGGTTCACCCGCGCCACCACCCTGGCCCACACCTACCGAGAGGAACTCCGCCTCCACGACAGCTGA